The following DNA comes from Actinomycetota bacterium.
CTTCATCTCCAGCTCCTTTCTTCCCGGGGGTTTCAGGATCTCCGTGGAATAGTTCTCCAGGGCCGGTTACCGCATCCCGATTATGGGCATTCGTATCAGTATTGCAAGGCCACGATATCATAATCCGCCCGCTTTCCGAAAACCCCGGCAACAGGCCATTGAAGGCGCGTCTTCCCCGCTCTACGTGCGGCCCCTAACCCCCTCCCCGGTGCCACAAGCCGGGCCCCTCATCCCCCGGCCCTTGCATGGTATACTCTCTTCCTGAAAGGAGTTCGCGAACCGGGAATCCGCCATGAGCGATTTTGACCTCACCAGGATGGGATGCATCGCGGTATTCGGCGCCACGCAGGACCGCTCCAAGTTCGGGTACAAGGTCCTCAAGGATCTCCAGCAGGGAGGTTACCGTGTCTACGGGATCAATCCCAATTACGATGAGATCGAAGGGTGCCCGTGCTTTCCCGGCATAGGGAGCCTGCCGCAGAAGCCGGACCTGCTCATATTCGTCGTACCGCCCGAGATCACCGAGAAAGCGGTGGTCGAGGCCCACGAGGCCGGCATCAGGAAGATATGGATGCAGCCCGGGTCGGAATCCAAGAGGGCAATAGCCTTCTGCGCGGAAAAGGGCATGGATGTCGTCCACGATGCCTGCATCATGATCTACAGAAGAGAAGGTGGCAGGGACCTGCCCGTATAGTCCTCTCCCCCAATCGCCCCTCCTTTTCCTTACCTGGAAGGGCTGACGCGCGGAGGCTGAAGATACGGTGATCCCCCCTGCTTCTCCCCGGGTTTCCCGGAAAGGCAGGGACCTCCGCGGGTGCCTTTGCGCTGGTATTATTATGCATTAGCTAATAACCTGGGCGATGAGGCCCCGCTCAGGCGGAGGCGAGGAGATGCCCGGCTGCGACTCCTGGTCCGTGAGGTGTAGGACCGTTTTCTCATCCTCTTCTCTATAGGCCGGGAGATGATCACAGCAGCATCTATTTATTGACATATGCCCATATTAAGGGTATGCTCTATCCAGGAGATGTTATCCGGCGACGGGAGGTGAGAATATGCCACCGGGAGGAAGAGGTGGATGGGGAAAACCCTATCCCTACTGCAGGTGCTACCCCTGGCTTCCAAGGCGCTGGTGGGCATACCCGGGTTACGGATACGGGATACCCTACGCAGGTTTCGGGAATTATATCCCCTGGAACGTACCCAGGAGCGGCTACCCCCCGTATTCCCCTCCAGCGCCTTTCGCTCCAGGTAGTTGGCAGAACACTTAAGTATGAGCTTTCTCGCACCACGGCAATCAAGTCACGAGGAGGTGAAAAATGGGAGGCTACGGCAACAGGAACATGTACCGCATGACGGGTCTTCCCGGTTGGATGAGGTTCGGTTACAGCCCCGGGTGGCAGGGGCGCAGCCCCAGCGGCCTGGGACCCTGCGCCGAATACCTGATGACCGGCAGGTGGCCTACGCCCCAGATGGAGCAGGCCTGGCAGCCCCGCCAGGCCACTGCGGGAGCAGGGTTTGCGATGGGCCCGGAGCAGGAACTCGACTTTCTCAAATCACGCGCAGACCTTCTCTCGCAACAGCTCGAGAACGTGCGCAAGCGCATCGAGGAGCTGGAAAAGAAATAGCCCTGGTGGCGTGGCGGAAAAGGCGGCCGGGTCTTGCCTGCTTTGGGCAGGCTCCCTACCCGGCGCCTTTCTTCCTTCTGTCCC
Coding sequences within:
- a CDS encoding CoA-binding protein — translated: MSDFDLTRMGCIAVFGATQDRSKFGYKVLKDLQQGGYRVYGINPNYDEIEGCPCFPGIGSLPQKPDLLIFVVPPEITEKAVVEAHEAGIRKIWMQPGSESKRAIAFCAEKGMDVVHDACIMIYRREGGRDLPV
- a CDS encoding DUF5320 domain-containing protein — its product is MGGYGNRNMYRMTGLPGWMRFGYSPGWQGRSPSGLGPCAEYLMTGRWPTPQMEQAWQPRQATAGAGFAMGPEQELDFLKSRADLLSQQLENVRKRIEELEKK